The Pyxidicoccus trucidator genome segment CCGGCATCGTGTCCACCGACTGGGCGAAGTACACCTGGATGCCCATCAGCAGCGGACAGTGCAGGGAGATGATCTGCTCGGCGATGTGGGACAACGGCAGGTAGGAGATGAGCGAGGGCGGGTTGTTCTGCCCGAACTCCACCGAGTCCTTCAGCTGCTTCGCCGTCCACGTCAGGTTGTAGTGGCTCAGCATCACCCCCTTGGGGTGGCCGGTGGTGCCCGAGGTGTAGATGAGGGTGCCCATCGCCTCCGGCTTGAGCGCGTTGACACTGTCCCAGTACGGCCCCTCGTCCACCCCGGTACCCCGCGCCATGACGTCCGCGTACGTCAGCACACCCTCGGGCAGCGTGGCCGGCGGGTCGATGACGACGAGGTGGCGCAGCCCGGGCAGCCGCTGGCGCAGGGCCAGGCCGGTGCGCAGGTGCTTCTCGTTCTCCACCACCAGGACGGTGGCCTCACAGTGCCCGAGGATGTACTCGAGCTGCTCCAGGGAGCTGGTGGTGTAGAGCCCCACCGGCACGCCGCCCATGGCGATGGTGGCCAGGTCCGCCACGTGCCACTCCTCGCGGTTGAAGCCGAGGATGCCCACCGGCTGCCCCGCCCCGAACCCCAGGGCGCGCAGGCCCAGGGCGAAGCGGCGCACCCGCTGCGCGTACTCGGCCCAGGAGGTGGGCACATAGGCGCCCTCTTGGAGCGTCCAGAGGGCGGGCTGCTGATCCAGCTGGGTGGCCCGGTCATGGAGTGCGTGAATGACGGTCTTCGGAAGTTCCATGGAGGGAAGCTAACGGAAGCCCACCCGCCGCCGCCAGCAGCCTCACGCGTCTCCGACGTTGACAGCTGGTTGGAGGGCTTTGTATGCCGCGCCCGACCATGAGCATCGACTTCACCTGCCAGAAGTGCGAGGCGAGCTTCGAGCTGGACGCCCAGGATCTCATCGAGGGGACGGAGAAGATCGTCTGCCCTCACTGCGACGCGAAGGCGCCCACCAACTTGACGGAGGACTTCGTGGCGGCGCTCACGGAGATGCGGGCGCAGATCGCCGCGCTCGACAAGAAGTTCGCCGTGTCCATGACGCTCGAGTCCGTGGACGTGGAGGACACGCTCGACGACGAGGAGGACGACGAGGACGAGGAGGAGTCGGAGGAGGACGACGACCTCGACGAGGATGAGGACGAGGACGTCGACGACGACGAGGACTACGACGACGACGACGGTGAGGACGAAACCCGCTGAAGCCCGCCTGCCTGCCCTCCTACCCGGGGGGCATGGCCGTCTCACCGGGAGGGGCGTGCCCGGAGCGGCGCCCTCCCGGGGGGGTACCGGGTGCGTAGCTTAAGGGTGTGAAAACGCCCAACCGCGCCACCCTCTTCGTAGCCCCCCTCTCCGCAGTGGTCCTGGCGCTGGGAGGGTTGCTGCTCCTGCCTGCCTTCAGCTCGGCAGGTGCCGTGGCCGCGGCGGTACCCGCGGCGAGTTCTCAGCCCTGCATCACCGACGATGGGGACGACCCCAAGGCCTGCGCCGAGCTCGTGGAGCTGGAGGTGCAGGACGTGGTGCCGCTGGTGGAGGCGCAGACGCACGCCGTCGTGCTGACGACGAAGGACCGCGACATCGTCCTGCCCGTCTTCGTGGACGAGGCCTCGGCGGTCTCCATCGCCTTCCGGCTGGCCGAACGCAGCCCGCCCCAGCCGCTCGCCCAGGACCTGCTGGACGACGTGGTGAAGGAGCTCGGTGGCAAAGTCACCGAGGTCCGCATCGATGACCTCCGCGACAACGTCTACTCCGGCCGCGTCTTCCTGGAGCAGGGCAAGCGCAAGATGACCCTGGACGCGCGCCCCTCGGACTCCATCGCCATGGCCCTCACCAGCCACGCCCGCATCCGCGTCACCCGCAAGGTGCTGACGCTGGCCGGCATCAGCCGCGACGAAATCGAGGGCATGCAGGGCGGCCCCGGCGTGGGTGGCAGCGGTGGCATGGACACGGAGGAGGGCGTGCCCCTGCCCCTGCCCGGCATGCCTGGCGCGCCCTCGCAGGGCCAGCCGCCGCCGCTCGACATGGACCTGGACTCGCTGCCGCCGGGCCACCCGCCCGTCACGCCCCAGGGAACGGGCAAGCAGATCGAGCTCTAGGCCGCCGGCCCCGGCTACCGGGCGCGAGGACAGGTGAAGATGCAAGAAAGCCCGGCCCCCCCTCCCAGGGAAGCCGGGCTTTCTTTCTCTCTGACGTCGAGAGCACAAAAGAAGACGCGAGGGCCCGCCGGTGTGGCGGGCGCCTCGCGTCGAGGCGGAAGGATTGTCCCGTGAGCGAGAGACTGTCAAGCCGCCCTCCCGGACGCCTAGGATGCCCGCGCATATGCGCAAGGCGAAGATCATCTGCACCCTCGGGCCCGCGTCGGACACACCGGAAGTCATCGAGGGCCTCATCCGCGCCGGCATGAACGTGGCGCGGCTGAACTTCTCCCACGGTACGCACGAGGAGCACCGCCAGCGGGTGGCCATCATCCGCAAGGTGGCGAAGCGCCTGGGCACGCCGGTGGCCATCCTCCAGGACGTCCAGGGGCCGAAGATCCGCCTGGGTAGGTTCGACGGCGGGCAGCTCACCGTGAAGCCCGGTCAGACGGTGACGGTGACGACGCGCGCGGTGCTGGGCCAGGGCTCGGTCATCCCCACGCCCATCAAGTCGCTGGTGAAGGACGTGGTGCGCGGGGACGACATCCTCCTGGACGACGGCCGGGTGCGGCTGCGGGTGATGAAGGTGCAGGGGCCGGATGTCACCTGCCGCGTGGAGGTCGGCGGGCTGCTGAAGGACAAGAAGGGGCTGAACCTGCCGGGCTCGCCCATGTCCGTGCCCACGATTACCCGCAAGGACATCGACGACCTGGCCTTCGGGCAGGAGGTCGGCGTGGACTACGTGGCGCTGTCCTTCGTGCGCTCCGCGGCCGACATCCACAAGGCGCGCGAGCTGGTGAAGAAGAACAAGACGCCCCTCATCGCGAAGATTGAAAAGCCCCAGGCCGTGGACGCGCTGGAGTCCATCGCCGAGGCGGCGGACGGCATCATGGTGGCGCGCGGCGACCTGGGGGTGGAGATGCCGCTCGAGCAGCTCCCCGCCATCCAGAAGCGCATGGTGCGCGAGGTGAACCGCCGGGGCGGCCTGGTCATCGTCGCCACGGAGATGCTGGAGAGCATGGTGAGCAACCCGCGCCCCACCCGCGCCGAGGTGTCGGACGTGGCCAACGCCATCCTCGACGGGGCGGACGCGGTGATGCTGTCAGGCGAGACGGCGGCGGGGCGCTACCCCATCGAGGCCGCGGCCACCATGGCGCGCATCGTCGAGGAGACGGAGCGGGGCGTGGTGCGGCACCAGCACCACTCGCCCTTCGAGCGCTCGGAGGACATGGGGACGGGCGTGGCGGCGGCGGCGGTGGCGGCGGCCACGCAGCTCAACGTCGACACGATTGTGGCCTACACGGAGAGCGGGCACACCGCGCGCCTCATCTCCGAGTTCCGGCCCAACGCGCGCATCATCGCCCTCACGCCGAGCGCGGACACGGTGAACCGGATGGCGCTCTACTGGGGCGTGACGGGGCACCAGGTGGGCCGGGTGACGTCCACGGACGGCATGCTCAAGCAGGTGCGCAAGCTGTGCCGCGATGAGGGCCTCTGCAAGACAGGCACGCTCGTGGTGGTGGTGGCCGGCGTCCCGCTCAACGTGCCTGGCAACACCAACCTCATGAGCATCCACCGGGTCTGAGCGGCGGGCGCCCTGCCCTTCCCCGGGCCCGCGAGTCGACGCGGGCCGGGGCAGGGAGACTCAGAGCACCTTCTGCTCGAAGTCGTAGATCTTCTCCACGGGGAGCTGGCGGTAGCGCTCCACGTTGAGGGCGCGGCGGGCACACTCCCAGACGAGCTCGTTGGGGGTGCGTGCCGGCTCCTTCTTCTTGCGGCGCTTCACCTCGGCCTTGATGGGCTTCACGGCCACGCGCGGGTGGTAGCAGAAGGCGGAGGAGAACAGCAGGTGCCCGCCGAAGGGGAGGAGGCGGGCCTCGATGATGTCCCCCGTCTCCAGGCCGGCGATGTGGCGGCGCTCCGTCACGTCGAAGTCCTTGCCGGAGTACAGCTCGCGCAGGCGGACCTCGCCCTTGCCCAGCTTGCGGACCTCGAAGAGGCCGTGGACCGTCTCCGTGAAGCTGCGGAAGGCGTTGGCCTCCTCGGGCGGAGCGTTGGCCAGGCGCTGCTCGTACAGCTCCGCGGCCGGCGTCTTGCCGGTGAGCGGAGAGACGCGGTCATAGAGGTAGTAGTCGAGGAAGGACGCCATCCTCAACTCGAAGAGCTTGTCGTCCTCGAACACCTCTCCCGTCAGGCGGAAGTAGTCCGCCTTGGCGGCGAGGAGGTCCTCCTTGCGAGGCTCCGCGCTGCCGAAGGCGATGAGCTGATCCAGATACGGCTGATACGAAAGCGGTGACAGCGGCGAGTCCATAGGGCGGTCTGCCATCCTACTCCGCCATCAGCTTCGCGAACCGGCCGAAGAGATAGCGCGCGTCATGCGGGCCGGGCGAGGCCTCGGGGTGGTACTGCACGCTGAAGGCCCGAGCGTCCGGGACGGCCAGGCCCTCCACCGTGCCATCATTCAGGTTGATGTGCGTGACGACGGCCAGGCCCTTGAGGCTGGCGTCGTCCACGGCGAAGCCGTGATTCTGTGCGGTGATCTCCACCTTGCCCGTCGTCAAATCCTTCACGGGCTGGTTTCCGCCGCGGTGGCCGAACTTCATCTTGTACGTCCGGCCGCCCAGGGCCAGGGCCATGATCTGGTGGCCGAGGCAGATACCGAACACCGGCACCTTGCCCAGCAGCGCCGCCACGGTGCGGTCCGCGCCCTTCACGGCGGCCGGGTCCCCGGGGCCGTTGGCCAGGAAGACGCCGTGCGGCTTGCGCGCCAGCACCTCGTCCGCCGTGGTGGTGGAGGGCACCACCGTCACCCGGCAGCCCTGGTCCACCAGGAAGTGGAGCATCGACTTCTTCAGGCCGTAGTCGTACGCCACCACGTCGAAGTGGAGCTTCGCCTCGGGCTGCTTCTCACCCACGCCGGTGAACACGTCCGGCGACGGCGTGGTGAAGGTGTACGGCGCCTTCGTGGACACGCCGGTGGCCAGGTCCAGCCCCTCCATGCCGCGCGCCGTCTTCGCGCGCTCCACCAGGGCGGCGGGGGACAGCCCCTCGCTGGAGATGACGCCCATCTGCGCGCCGTGCGTGCGCAGGTGGCGCACGAGGCGGCGGGTGTCCAGGCCCTCGATGCCGGCGACGCCGTTGCGCTTGAGGTACGCGTCCAGGGACTCCTTCGCGCGCCAGTTGGACGGCTGCTCCGTCAGCGCGCGGACCACCATGCCCACCGCGTGGACCTTGGAGCCCTCTTCGTCCTCCGGGTTGGCGCCGACATTGCCCATCTCCGGGTACGCCATGGTGACGATCTGCCCGACGTACGAAGGGTCCGTGAGGACCTCCTGGTAGCCGTACATGGTCGTGTTGAAGACCACCTCGCCCACCATCTCGCCGACCGCGCCAAAGGCCCGGCCCTCGAAGGTGGTGCCATCCGCCAGCGCGAGCACTGCCTTCTTCGTCATCACCGCGACTCCTTGCCCGGGCCAACCTGGCCGTTCTCGAACACCTTGCGACCGCCGACCCACGTCTGCACCACGCGTCCCTTCTGCTTGCGCCCGTGGAAGGGGGTATTCCGGCTGCGGGAATAGAACCGGTGGGCGTCCACCGTCCACTCCTCCGTGGGGTCCACCACCGTGACGTCCGCCGGGGCCCCGGGGGCCAGGTGACCGCCCGGCAGGCTGAACGCCTGGGCCGGCCCGTGCGTCAGCAGCTCCACCGCCCGCGTCGCGGTGAGCACGCCCGCGTGGACCAGCTCCAGCGTCAGCCCCAGGGCCGTCTCCAGCCCGACGATGCCGTTGATGCCCTTCTCGAACTCCACCAGCTTGTCCAGCACGCCATGCGGCGCGTGGTCCGTGGCGATGGCCTCCACCGTGCCGTCGGCAATCGCCTCGCGCAGGGCCTGGACATCCCGGTCCGAGCGCAGCGGGGGCGCCATCTTCGCGTGGGTGTCGTAGTCCCCCACCGCCCGGTCATCCAGGATGAGGTGGTGCGGCGTCACCTCCGACGTGACGCGCAGGCCGCGGCGCTTCGCCTCGCGGATGAGGCGCACG includes the following:
- the carA gene encoding glutamine-hydrolyzing carbamoyl-phosphate synthase small subunit, producing the protein MTKKAVLALADGTTFEGRAFGAVGEMVGEVVFNTTMYGYQEVLTDPSYVGQIVTMAYPEMGNVGANPEDEEGSKVHAVGMVVRALTEQPSNWRAKESLDAYLKRNGVAGIEGLDTRRLVRHLRTHGAQMGVISSEGLSPAALVERAKTARGMEGLDLATGVSTKAPYTFTTPSPDVFTGVGEKQPEAKLHFDVVAYDYGLKKSMLHFLVDQGCRVTVVPSTTTADEVLARKPHGVFLANGPGDPAAVKGADRTVAALLGKVPVFGICLGHQIMALALGGRTYKMKFGHRGGNQPVKDLTTGKVEITAQNHGFAVDDASLKGLAVVTHINLNDGTVEGLAVPDARAFSVQYHPEASPGPHDARYLFGRFAKLMAE
- a CDS encoding bifunctional nuclease family protein; this translates as MKTPNRATLFVAPLSAVVLALGGLLLLPAFSSAGAVAAAVPAASSQPCITDDGDDPKACAELVELEVQDVVPLVEAQTHAVVLTTKDRDIVLPVFVDEASAVSIAFRLAERSPPQPLAQDLLDDVVKELGGKVTEVRIDDLRDNVYSGRVFLEQGKRKMTLDARPSDSIAMALTSHARIRVTRKVLTLAGISRDEIEGMQGGPGVGGSGGMDTEEGVPLPLPGMPGAPSQGQPPPLDMDLDSLPPGHPPVTPQGTGKQIEL
- the pyk gene encoding pyruvate kinase, with the translated sequence MRKAKIICTLGPASDTPEVIEGLIRAGMNVARLNFSHGTHEEHRQRVAIIRKVAKRLGTPVAILQDVQGPKIRLGRFDGGQLTVKPGQTVTVTTRAVLGQGSVIPTPIKSLVKDVVRGDDILLDDGRVRLRVMKVQGPDVTCRVEVGGLLKDKKGLNLPGSPMSVPTITRKDIDDLAFGQEVGVDYVALSFVRSAADIHKARELVKKNKTPLIAKIEKPQAVDALESIAEAADGIMVARGDLGVEMPLEQLPAIQKRMVREVNRRGGLVIVATEMLESMVSNPRPTRAEVSDVANAILDGADAVMLSGETAAGRYPIEAAATMARIVEETERGVVRHQHHSPFERSEDMGTGVAAAAVAAATQLNVDTIVAYTESGHTARLISEFRPNARIIALTPSADTVNRMALYWGVTGHQVGRVTSTDGMLKQVRKLCRDEGLCKTGTLVVVVAGVPLNVPGNTNLMSIHRV